One region of Mangifera indica cultivar Alphonso chromosome 3, CATAS_Mindica_2.1, whole genome shotgun sequence genomic DNA includes:
- the LOC123209980 gene encoding WD repeat-containing protein 43 isoform X1, whose protein sequence is MAKQKLKSLMTSFTPDGEFFAVLSPNGVVKIWSTSDGTLLAEWKHPDGDTIVGYSCMACSFVGKKRRKERGTFLLALGTSEGEMLVIDAFSGETKWKSTGHHSGGVAALSFANRGRSLHVVGRRGMAFVMKSESGEVIREFGASEKPISCLAFSCDEKNVALASDGIRVLSMESGKEVLKCADNVGQVQYLSISDDAKTIVTSCSGEKHLQVWSFDFGSKSASSGPALSMRHPPLTIECKNSSNGEGGKVILAVSESGVAYIWNLNTDSKDEETNPTKITVKATKGDAHLQNGLNVKKTRTSVFSARLIGVEADGQVTALISYGSIDSPKFSLVNISNPGENIVITDGDTTKTVQENGIPTRKESDAVTTSAQSKKGNKKRAASDPDLAAARSDVDTVLIIGHGEDMDGVLVNDDLNELTMGEKLADLYLLDNDKSKSHETQDSSPAKPPSADSVNVLLKQALRADDRALLLECLYNQDKKVITNSISQLKPADVLKLLHSLVSIIQSRGAVLACALPWLKTLLLQHASGIMSQESSLLALNTLYQLIESRVSTFQSALQISSCLDFLYGGIVNEGLEENDAMIPVIYEDKDTDEEEESDDAMETDQNNEEKEYNREVDGTKDFEGTNDMSD, encoded by the exons ATGGCCAAGCAGAAGCTCAAGTCTCTCATGACTTCTTTCACTCCCGACGGTGAATTCTTCGCCGTCTTGAGTCCGAACGGTGTCGTTAAA ATATGGAGCACAAGCGATGGAACTCTGTTGGCAGAGTGGAAGCATCCAGATGGAGATACCATAGTTGGTTATTCCTGTATGGCTTGTAGTTTTGTTGGAAAGAAG CGTAGAAAGGAACGTGGTACTTTCTTATTAGCTCTTGGTACAAGTGAGGGTGAAATGTTGGTGATTGATGCCTTTTCTGGTGAGACAAAGTGGAAATCTACTGGACACCATTCTGG TGGAGTTGCTGCTCTATCTTTTGCAAATAGAGGCCGTAGTTTACATGTAGTTGGAAGAAGAGGAATGGCTTTCGTGATGAAATCAGAAAGTGGAGAAGTAATACGAGAGTTTGGAGCTTCAGAAAAGCCTATCTCTTGTTTAGCATTTTCATGTG ACGAGAAAAATGTTGCTTTAGCCAGTGATGGGATACGGGTTCTAAGCATGGAAAGCGGGAAAGAGGTTTTGAAGTGTGCAGATAATGTG GGTCAAGTGCAGTACCTATCTATATCTGATGATGCAAAGACCATTGTTACATCATGTTCTGGGGAGAAACATCTTCAAGTGTGGAGTTTTGATTTTGGTTCCAAATCTGCCAGTAGCGGTCCTGCTCTTTCAATGCGACATCCTCCTTTAACTATTGAATGCAAGAATAGTTCAAATGGAGAAGGTGGTAAAGTCATATTGGCAGTTTCAGAATCTGGTGTCGCTTATATTTGGAATTTGAATACTGATTCAAAAGATGAAGAAACAAATCCAACAAAGATCACTGTAAAAGCTACCAAAGGTGATGCACATCTGCAAAACGGTTTGAATGTGAAGAAGACTCGCACTTCTGTTTTTTCTGCCAGATTGATCGGTGTAGAAGCAGATGGACAGGTGACAGCCCTCATCAGTTATGGTTCAATAGATTCTCCAAAGTTTAGTCTTGTGAATATTAGTAACCCAGGGGAGAATATTGTTATTACTGATGGAGATACAACTAAAACTGTTCAAGAAAATGGAATTCCTACCAGAAAAG AGTCAGATGCAGTCACCACTTCAGCCCAAAgtaaaaaaggaaataagaaacGAGCTGCATCTGATCCTGATCTTGCAGCCGCTAGAAGTGATGTAGATACTG TTTTGATTATAGGTCATGGGGAGGATATGGATGGAGTCCTTGTTAATGATGATCTGAATGAGCTTACAATGGGTGAGAAGCTTGCAGATTTGTATTTACTTGATAACGATAAATCCAAGAGCCATGAAACACAAGATTCCTCTCCTGCAAAGCCTCCAAGTGCAGACTCGGTTAATGTTCTGCTTAAGCAGGCACTACGTGCAGATGATCGAGCTCTTCTCTTAGAGTGCTTATACAACCAAGATAAGAAG GTTATCACTAATTCAATATCACAGTTAAAACCAGCTGATGTTCTCAAGCTTTTACATTCTCTTGTATCTATAATTCAGTCAAG GGGTGCAGTGTTGGCATGTGCCCTTCCATGGCTAAAAACCTTGCTTCTTCAACATGCTAGTGGAATTATGTCCCAGGAATCTTCATTACTTGCCTTGAACACTTTATACCAG CTGATAGAATCAAGAGTCTCAACATTCCAATCAGCTCTTCAAATATCAAGTTGCTTAGACTTCCTTTATGGAGGG atTGTTAATGAAGGATTGGAAGAAAATGATGCCATGATACCTGTAATTTATGAGGACAAGGATactgatgaagaagaagaatctgaCGATGCCATGGAAACTGatcaaaataatgaagaaaaagaatacaATCGAGAAGTTGATGGTACTAAAGATTTTGAAGGAACCAATGACATGAGTGATTAA
- the LOC123210950 gene encoding late embryogenesis abundant protein 2: protein RNFSSIQLNLSSFRKKTIASEDQSYRAGEARGQSEERTIQMMESMKDKARETKDKTAETAHAAKEKTAQAAQAAKEKIAQTAQAAKEKTAQTAQSAKEKGSETTEAAKQKTQETALAAREKAEAGKEKTGGILQKTRDQVKSMAQGAAGAVKHTFGFDSTGDDHEYGNNKTTTNTTT, encoded by the exons AGAAATTTTAGCAGTATTCAGTTGAATTTAAGCAGTTTCAGAAAGAAAACTATCGCATCTGAAGATCAGAGCTATAGAGCCGGTGAAGCCCGAGGCCAGTCTGAG GAGAGGACTATCCAGATGATGGAAAGCATGAAGGATAAGGCAAGAGAAACCAAGGATAAGACTGCCGAGACCGCGCACGCAGCCAAAGAGAAGACGGCCCAGGCAGCCCAAGCAGCCAAAGAGAAGATCGCCCAGACAGCCCAAGCAGCCAAAGAGAAGACAGCTCAGACGGCCCAGTCGGCCAAAGAGAAGGGCTCGGAGACCACAGAGGCAGCGAAGCAGAAGACGCAGGAGACAGCCCTGGCGGCTCGAGAGAAGGCCGAAGCTGGGAAGGAGAAGACGGGTGGCATACTCCAGAAGACTAGAGACCAAGTGAAAAGCATGGCTCAAGGTGCTGCAGGGGCAGTGAAGCATACTTTCGGGTTTGACAGCACTGGTGATGATCATGAGTATGGAAATAATAAGACCACAACAAATACCACTACTTAG
- the LOC123212277 gene encoding late embryogenesis abundant protein 7-like, translated as MASQQFYREDNAGAAAGQITGEAQVKRDEILNQAPNASQQTPENESSYASQTSNFLQQKGEQVINMAQGAGGQVINMAEGAGGQVMNLAQGAGTQVKNVAQGAGEQVKNVAQGATEAVKNTLGMNSDNSTNPTNASNPSNPSNTRI; from the exons atgGCAAGCCAACAATTTTATCGTGAAGACAATGCTGGAGCTGCTGCAGGCCAAATCACCGGGGAAGCTCAG GTTAAGAGAGATGAAATCCTGAACCAGGCACCAAATGCATCCCAACAAACTCCTGAAAATGAAAGTTCTTACGCCTCCCAAACCTCAAACTTCCTGCAACAG AAAGGAGAACAGGTGATAAACATGGCACAAGGAGCCGGAGGACAAGTGATAAACATGGCAGAAGGAGCCGGAGGACAAGTGATGAACTTGGCTCAAGGAGCCGGAACGCAAGTGAAGAACGTGGCTCAAGGAGCCGGTGAGCAAGTGAAGAACGTGGCTCAAGGAGCAACTGAGGCTGTGAAAAACACTCTAGGAATGAACTCAGACAACTCAACCAACCCAACCAACGCAAGTAACCCAAGCAACCCATCTAACACAAGGATCTGA
- the LOC123209980 gene encoding WD repeat-containing protein 43 isoform X2, which produces MAKQKLKSLMTSFTPDGEFFAVLSPNGVVKIWSTSDGTLLAEWKHPDGDTIVGYSCMACSFVGKKRRKERGTFLLALGTSEGEMLVIDAFSGETKWKSTGHHSGGVAALSFANRGRSLHVVGRRGMAFVMKSESGEVIREFGASEKPISCLAFSCDEKNVALASDGIRVLSMESGKEVLKCADNVGQVQYLSISDDAKTIVTSCSGEKHLQVWSFDFGSKSASSGPALSMRHPPLTIECKNSSNGEGGKVILAVSESGVAYIWNLNTDSKDEETNPTKITVKATKGDAHLQNGLNVKKTRTSVFSARLIGVEADGQVTALISYGSIDSPKFSLVNISNPGENIVITDGDTTKTVQENGIPTRKESDAVTTSAQSKKGNKKRAASDPDLAAARSDVDTGHGEDMDGVLVNDDLNELTMGEKLADLYLLDNDKSKSHETQDSSPAKPPSADSVNVLLKQALRADDRALLLECLYNQDKKVITNSISQLKPADVLKLLHSLVSIIQSRGAVLACALPWLKTLLLQHASGIMSQESSLLALNTLYQLIESRVSTFQSALQISSCLDFLYGGIVNEGLEENDAMIPVIYEDKDTDEEEESDDAMETDQNNEEKEYNREVDGTKDFEGTNDMSD; this is translated from the exons ATGGCCAAGCAGAAGCTCAAGTCTCTCATGACTTCTTTCACTCCCGACGGTGAATTCTTCGCCGTCTTGAGTCCGAACGGTGTCGTTAAA ATATGGAGCACAAGCGATGGAACTCTGTTGGCAGAGTGGAAGCATCCAGATGGAGATACCATAGTTGGTTATTCCTGTATGGCTTGTAGTTTTGTTGGAAAGAAG CGTAGAAAGGAACGTGGTACTTTCTTATTAGCTCTTGGTACAAGTGAGGGTGAAATGTTGGTGATTGATGCCTTTTCTGGTGAGACAAAGTGGAAATCTACTGGACACCATTCTGG TGGAGTTGCTGCTCTATCTTTTGCAAATAGAGGCCGTAGTTTACATGTAGTTGGAAGAAGAGGAATGGCTTTCGTGATGAAATCAGAAAGTGGAGAAGTAATACGAGAGTTTGGAGCTTCAGAAAAGCCTATCTCTTGTTTAGCATTTTCATGTG ACGAGAAAAATGTTGCTTTAGCCAGTGATGGGATACGGGTTCTAAGCATGGAAAGCGGGAAAGAGGTTTTGAAGTGTGCAGATAATGTG GGTCAAGTGCAGTACCTATCTATATCTGATGATGCAAAGACCATTGTTACATCATGTTCTGGGGAGAAACATCTTCAAGTGTGGAGTTTTGATTTTGGTTCCAAATCTGCCAGTAGCGGTCCTGCTCTTTCAATGCGACATCCTCCTTTAACTATTGAATGCAAGAATAGTTCAAATGGAGAAGGTGGTAAAGTCATATTGGCAGTTTCAGAATCTGGTGTCGCTTATATTTGGAATTTGAATACTGATTCAAAAGATGAAGAAACAAATCCAACAAAGATCACTGTAAAAGCTACCAAAGGTGATGCACATCTGCAAAACGGTTTGAATGTGAAGAAGACTCGCACTTCTGTTTTTTCTGCCAGATTGATCGGTGTAGAAGCAGATGGACAGGTGACAGCCCTCATCAGTTATGGTTCAATAGATTCTCCAAAGTTTAGTCTTGTGAATATTAGTAACCCAGGGGAGAATATTGTTATTACTGATGGAGATACAACTAAAACTGTTCAAGAAAATGGAATTCCTACCAGAAAAG AGTCAGATGCAGTCACCACTTCAGCCCAAAgtaaaaaaggaaataagaaacGAGCTGCATCTGATCCTGATCTTGCAGCCGCTAGAAGTGATGTAGATACTG GTCATGGGGAGGATATGGATGGAGTCCTTGTTAATGATGATCTGAATGAGCTTACAATGGGTGAGAAGCTTGCAGATTTGTATTTACTTGATAACGATAAATCCAAGAGCCATGAAACACAAGATTCCTCTCCTGCAAAGCCTCCAAGTGCAGACTCGGTTAATGTTCTGCTTAAGCAGGCACTACGTGCAGATGATCGAGCTCTTCTCTTAGAGTGCTTATACAACCAAGATAAGAAG GTTATCACTAATTCAATATCACAGTTAAAACCAGCTGATGTTCTCAAGCTTTTACATTCTCTTGTATCTATAATTCAGTCAAG GGGTGCAGTGTTGGCATGTGCCCTTCCATGGCTAAAAACCTTGCTTCTTCAACATGCTAGTGGAATTATGTCCCAGGAATCTTCATTACTTGCCTTGAACACTTTATACCAG CTGATAGAATCAAGAGTCTCAACATTCCAATCAGCTCTTCAAATATCAAGTTGCTTAGACTTCCTTTATGGAGGG atTGTTAATGAAGGATTGGAAGAAAATGATGCCATGATACCTGTAATTTATGAGGACAAGGATactgatgaagaagaagaatctgaCGATGCCATGGAAACTGatcaaaataatgaagaaaaagaatacaATCGAGAAGTTGATGGTACTAAAGATTTTGAAGGAACCAATGACATGAGTGATTAA